The Trinickia caryophylli genomic sequence CTTCGCCGTTGTCGGCCCGCAGCGGCCCGTGGACTTCGAACGCGCGCTTGGCGCCGTCCACGAAGAACTCCCAGCCGGTTCGTCCTTCCCGCCCATACAGCAGGCACGGATGGCGCGCAAGGTCGTCCGGTGTGGCGGGCAGCCGACGCGCCGAGCCGTAGCCGGGCGAGCAGCAGGCCACCATCCGGATGTCCGTGAGTTTTTGCGCGATCAACGTGGAATCGGCCAGTGTTCCGATGCGCAGCGCCATATCGAATCCATCGCCGATAAGGTCCACGAGACGGTCGCTCAGCTCGATGTCGATACGCACCTGCGGGTTGGCGCACATGAAGTCGGCAACGAGCGGGGACAGATGCGCGGTGCCGAACGAGAGCGGCGCACTGAGGCGCAAGAGCCCCCGCGGCTCGGAGCGCCCGAGCGACAGCGCCTGCTCGGCGTCGGCCACCTCGGCCAGAATCCGCTTCGCCCGCTCGTAAAGGTCCTGCCCGAGATCGGTGACGGCCAGCTTGCGCGTATTTCGCACGAGCAGGCGCACGCCCAGCGTCTGCTCCAGTGCCATTACGCGGCGGCTCACGAACTGCTTGGAAAGCGCCAGCCGGTTCGCCGCGGCCGTCAGGCTGCGTGCGTCCACCGTCGCCACGAATACGCGCAAATCATCGAGATGCATCGTCATCGCCATCGTCCACCAATTTGAGACAGTGATTCGCATTCTGACACAATTCGCATCACCCAAGGCGACATACACTGTCGTCACGGTGAACGGCAGCGAACGGTCGCTGCCCCGAACGATGAATCCGGAGATCGATATGCTCGAAATCAGACACGCCGACGAACGTGGCCGCGCGGAACACGGATGGCTCAGCTCGCGCCACACCTTCTCGTTTGCGAGCTACTACGACGCAAAGCAAATGGGTTTTTCGGACCTGCTCGTAATCAACGACGACCGGGTGATGCCGGGCCGCGGTTTCGGCAAGCACCCGCATCGCGACGTCGAGATTTTTTCCTACGTGCTGGAAGGCGCGCTCGAGCACAAGGATTCGATGGGCAACGGCTCGGTGATCACGCCGGGGGACGTGCAACTGATGAGCGCCGGCACGGGCGTGCTGCACAGCGAGTTCAACCCGTCCGCCGCCGAGCCCGTGCATTTCCTGCAGATCTGGCTGGCAACGGCCACGGCCGGCGCGACCCCGCGCTATCAGCAGC encodes the following:
- a CDS encoding LysR family transcriptional regulator, whose translation is MHLDDLRVFVATVDARSLTAAANRLALSKQFVSRRVMALEQTLGVRLLVRNTRKLAVTDLGQDLYERAKRILAEVADAEQALSLGRSEPRGLLRLSAPLSFGTAHLSPLVADFMCANPQVRIDIELSDRLVDLIGDGFDMALRIGTLADSTLIAQKLTDIRMVACCSPGYGSARRLPATPDDLARHPCLLYGREGRTGWEFFVDGAKRAFEVHGPLRADNGEVIRDAAIAGLGIALLPEFIVSSALGNGALLEVLPEYAAPPLALYAVYPRHRESAITVRAFTQFLRQRFARALGR
- a CDS encoding pirin family protein, whose amino-acid sequence is MLEIRHADERGRAEHGWLSSRHTFSFASYYDAKQMGFSDLLVINDDRVMPGRGFGKHPHRDVEIFSYVLEGALEHKDSMGNGSVITPGDVQLMSAGTGVLHSEFNPSAAEPVHFLQIWLATATAGATPRYQQQRFEASEKRGRLRLILSPDGDGQSLQLRQDARIHAGLFDGDETAALALDADRYAYVHVARGSIEVNGQKLGAGDGVRIRGERNLTFANGKDAEVLVFDLRNIEVSDFWS